A single window of Lepisosteus oculatus isolate fLepOcu1 chromosome 29, fLepOcu1.hap2, whole genome shotgun sequence DNA harbors:
- the dapk3 gene encoding death-associated protein kinase 3 yields the protein MAGFRQEDVEVFYDMGEELGSGQFAIVRKCREKRTGAEYAAKFIKKRRLSSSRRGVSREEIEREVNILREIQHPNIITLHDIFENKTDVVIILELVSGGELFDFLAEKESLTEEEATQFLKQILDGVHYLHSKRIAHFDLKPENIMLLDKNVPNPRIKLIDFGIAHQIKAGNEFKNIFGTPEFVAPEIVNYEPLGLEADMWSIGVITYILLSGASPFLGETKQETLTNISAVNYDFDEEYFSNTSELAKDFIRRLLVKDPKKRMTIEDSLEHPWIKVIKRRNVRQEDNSRKPERRRLKTTRLKEYTIKSHSSMPPNNTYINFERFSQVLEEIAAAEEGLKELARNQRSCREDVAALLSIYEEKESWYKEENESIEEDLGHIRQELQRAQARRRQSQEETRAALTAANALKRRFGRLENRYEVLAEQVASEVRWVEDLVRSMAPEKAQGTVLR from the exons ATGGCGGGCTTCAGGCAGGAGGATGTGGAGGTCTTCTACGACATGGGCGAGGAGCTGGGGAG CGGGCAGTTCGCCATCGTGCGCAAGTGCCGAGAGAAGCGCACCGGCGCCGAGTACGCCGCCAAGTTCATCAAGAAGCGGCGCCTGTCCTCCAGCCGGCGGGGCGTGAGCCGCGAGGAGATCGAGCGGGAGGTCAACATCCTGCGCGAGATCCAGCACCCCAACATCATCACGCTGCACGACATCTTTGAGAACAAGACCGACGTCGTCATCATCCTGGAGCTCGTCTCCGGCGGTGAGCTCTTCGACTTCCTGGCCGAGAAGGAGTCCTTGACCGAGGAGGAGGCCACGCAGTTCCTCAAGCAGATCCTGGACGGCGTCCACTACCTGCATTCCAAACGGATCGCTCACTTTGACCTCAAG CCTGAGAACATCATGCTGCTGGACAAAAATGTTCCCAATCCCAGGATCAAGCTGATTGACTTTGGGATCGCACATCAGATCAAAGCAGGGAATGAGTTCAAGAACATCTTTGGCACACCTGAGTTTGTAG ctcCAGAAATAGTGAACTATGAACCTCTTGGTTTGGAGGCAGACATGTG GAGTATTGGGGTGATAACCTACATCCT GCTCAGCGGAGCCTCCCCGTTTCTGGGAGAGACCAAGCAGGAGACGCTGACCAACATCTCCGCGGTCAACTACGACTTCGACGAGGAGTACTTCAGCAACACCAGCGAGCTGGCCAAGGACTTCATCCGCAGGCTCCTGGTCAAGGATCCAAA GAAGAGAATGACAATCGAAGACAGTCTGGAGCATCCTTGGATTAAG GTGATCAAGCGGCGCAACGTGAGGCAGGAGGACAACAGCAGGAAGCCAGAGCGCCGGCGCCTGAAGACCACGAGGCTGAAGGAGTACACCATCAAGTCCCACTCCAGCATGCCGCCCAACAACACCTACATCAACTTCGAGCGCttctcccaggtcctggaggagATCGCCGCCGCCGAGGAGGGGCTGAAGGAGCTGGCGCGCAACCAGCGCTCCTGCCGCGAGGACGTGGCCGCCCTGCTGTCCATCTACGAGGAGAAGGAGAGCTGGTACAAGGAGGAGAACGAGAGCATCGAGGAGGACCTGGGCCACATCCGCCAGGAGCTGCAGCGCGCCCAGGCCCGGCGGCGGCAGAGCCAGGAGGAGACGCGAGCCGCCCTGACGGCCGCCAACGCCCTCAAGCGCCGCTTCGGGCGCCTGGAGAACCGCTACGAGGTGCTGGCCGAGCAGGTGGCCTCCGAGGTGCGCTGGGTGGAGGACCTGGTGCGCTCCATGGCTCCAGAGAAAGCCCAGGGCACCGTTCTGCGCTGA
- the LOC107079682 gene encoding Ig lambda chain C region encodes MRMLIAASCFLAIWMRFVIGDKVEGYIIFSEGIQLIVRGPQTSAADPSVTVFPPPQDQLRSSGRATLVCLIRGLSTSMADVSWYSNGELVTKGVIVSPASRDSDGTFSTVSLLAIPALSWEQGHTYSCTATDGDKVAESSVQASRC; translated from the exons ATGAGGATGCTGATAGCGGCGAGCTGCTTTCTGGCCATCTGGATGAG GTTTGTGATTGGAGACAAGGTAGAGGGGTACATCATCTTCAGTGAAGGCATCCAGCTCATTGTGAGGG GCCCTCAGACCTCTGCTGCCGACCCTTCGGTTACCGTGTTCCCGCCTCCCCAGGACCAGCTGCGCTCCTCTGGCAGGGCCACTCTGGTGTGCCTGATCCGAGGGCTGTCCACCAGCATGGCAGACGTCAGCTGGTACTCTAACGGGGAGCTGGTGACAAAGGGAGTCATCGTCAGCCCGGCTTCGAGAGACAGCGACGGGACCTTCAGCACCGTCAGCCTGCTCGCCATCCCTGCACTCAGCTGGGAGCAGGGCCACACCTACTCCTGCACAGCCACGGATGGGGACAAGGTCGCGGAGAGCAGTGTCCAGGCTTCTCGCTGCTGA